A window of Bacillus rossius redtenbacheri isolate Brsri chromosome 4 unlocalized genomic scaffold, Brsri_v3 Brsri_v3_scf4_1, whole genome shotgun sequence contains these coding sequences:
- the LOC134541707 gene encoding dynein regulatory complex subunit 4-like yields the protein MVELNHQVNLAGLKNQVKLAKLKHQVKLAELKLQVKLVELNHKVKLAGLKHQVKLAEQKHQVNLTELQHQVNLVEIKHQVKLVELKNQVKLAELKHEIKLVELNHQVKLAGLKHQVKLAELKHQVKMAELEHQVKLVEIKHQVKLVELKNQVKLEKLKQEGNIVLSREPISAMHAQSQPVSSSDFIKSTRTSCIKPSEATSCQSLKALACC from the coding sequence ATGGTGGAACTTAACCATCAAGTAAATCTGGCGGGGCTTAAGAATCAAGTAAAGCTGGCGAAGCTTAAGCATCAAGTAAAGCTGGCGGAGCTAAAACTTCAGGTAAAGCTGGTGGAACTTAACCATAAAGTAAAGCTGGCGGGGCTTAAGCATCAAGTAAAGCTGGCGGAGCAGAAACATCAAGTAAATCTGACGGAGCTTCAACATCAAGTAAATCTGGTGGAGATTAAACATCAAGTAAAGCTGGTGGAGCTTAAGAATCAAGTAAAGCTGGCGGAGCTTAAACATGAGATAAAGCTGGTGGAACTTAACCATCAAGTAAAGCTGGCGGGGCTTAAGCATCAAGTAAAGCTGGCGGAGCTGAAACATCAAGTAAAGATGGCGGAGCTTGAACATCAAGTAAAGCTGGTGGAGATTAAACATCAAGTAAAGCTGGTGGAGCTTAAGAATCAAGTAAAGCTGGAGAAGCTTAAACAAGAGGGAAATATCGTGCTTTCGAGAGAACCCATCTCGGCGATGCACGCGCAAAGTCAACCAGTCTCCTCCTCCGACTTCATCAAAAGCACACGCACATCATGCATAAAGCCTTCTGAGGCAACCTCGTGTCAGTCGTTAAAAGCCCTCGCCTGCTGCTAA